Below is a genomic region from Larimichthys crocea isolate SSNF unplaced genomic scaffold, L_crocea_2.0 scaffold388, whole genome shotgun sequence.
CTGACATAAATCCTCAGTGGGCTGAAGGTCTTGAGTTTTGTGAGTAATTGGTAAAGCTTAAAAAAGGTGTTCAGCCTTACATTGTTCTTGATGTACAAAATCCCACTGATCATGATATCGAGTTGTCAGGAATAACTGTTGTAGGTACTGTACAGCAAATTCAGGCTGTGTATCCAGCTATTGTTGTGGAAAAAGACGATAACTGCCCTTCAGTGACAGTGAGTCAAGTGAAGCTAGAAAGTGGACAAGTCACTGAGACTCCATGGGACCCGCCAATTGACCTGAGTCATCTGAATGAACATGAAAGAGGAGAAGTACAGAACATGCTTCGCAAAGAATGCTCCTCTTTCTCCAAATCAGATGATGACATTGGATGCATTGAAAAACTTAAACTAAGCATATCATTAAAGGATATGGAGCCTGTAGCGCACTTACCTGTCAGTGCCAAAGCCACtatataaagaaatgaaagactATCTGCACAATCTTATTGCACAAGGATGGGTACAGAAGCTACAGAGAGCTAAACAAAAAGACCCACCCTGACAGACAGCCAATTCCTCGGGTACAGGATATCCTCGACAGTCTTGGTGGCCACTCATGGTTTTCTATGTTAGACCAAGGAAAGGCCTACCATCAGGGCTTCATGGATGAAGACAGCAGACCTCTGACTGCATTTGTGACCCCCTGGGGCCTGTATGAATGGATAAGGATTCCATTTGGGCTAATGAATTCACCCGCAGCCTTTCAACGCTGCATGGAAGAGTGTCTTGAAGATGTGCGAGATAACATTTGTGTCCCCTACCTTAATGACACACTAGTGTACAGTCAGTCATTTGAAGGCCATGTAAACCACGTCAGAAAAGTGCTTTAGCTGTTGAGAAAGTACAGGATCAAACTAAAGTCCagcaaatgtttaaatatgaagtttGCTACCTGGGAAAGATTGTCTCAGCTGAAGGCAGCAAAATCAACCCAGCCGACACCATTGCTGTTAGAGccctgaaagaaaagagaccTAGCAATGTAGGTGAGCTACGAGTTATCATGGGCTTGTTAAGTTATTACAGGCAATATATACAAGACTTCTCACGTATCGCAGGGCCACTTTATGACTTGATTAAAGGGACAACAGAAGACAACAGCATGCCACAAAACAAGTTTAACACACAACTAGTTGTAAAGAAGTGCAAAGGAGTGCCATCACACAGACCAATTGTGTGGActgaaaaacaccaacaaatatTGGAGAGGCTAATAGATTGTCTGGTTGAGCCACCAGTCCTCGGTTTCCCAGACTTCTCAAAACCCAGTTCTGTATTAACGACAAGATGATAAGCTATGTGTGATAGCCTATGGTTCACGAACACTGACTGCTTCTGAAAAGAATTAGCCTATGGTTCACGAACACTGACTGCTTCTGAAAAGAATTAGCATCTTCACTCAGGAAAATTGGAATTTCTTgctttaaaatgggctgtcacAGAGAAATTCAGAGATTACCTGTACTATGCACCTACTTTCACTGTGTTCAGTGATAACAATCCCCTGACTTATGTCCTGTCAAGTGCCAAGCTTAACGCAACCGGATGCAGATGGGTAGCAGAGCTTGCAGACTTTCACTTTACCATTCGATATCGCCCAGGTAAAGAAAATGTAGATGCTGATGGCCTGTTGAGAATGCCTGTAAATGTTGAGGAGATGATGGAACAGTGTACAAAATAATTGACATCTGATTGTGTTGCAGTGACAACTCAAGCTGTTGAGTTGTTGTCCACTACTAACTTCTCTCCAAGGTGCAGCAGTGAGGGAAGAGACCCACAAACCATTGTCAGTTGCTGAGATCCAACAAGCGCAGCAAGAGGACGAGAACATTTGTCCAGTAAGACAGTGCAAATTACAGGATAACAAGTCATCGGGAGATGAACTTAATGCCTTCAGTATGCAAAGCAGGTGTCCACTGCGTGAATGGGAAAGACTTCATATTGATGAAAAAGGCATTCTCCACAGAAAGACCACAAATAAATTACAGCTCGTGTTAACTGAAAAGTACAAGACCACAGTACTGAAAGAATTGCATGATGAGATGGGCCATCAAGGTATTGATCGAACAACATCGTTGATAAGGGACAGATTCTTTTGGCCATACATGCAAAGAGATATTGAACATGATGTGGCAAGAACATGCACCTGCTTGAAGCAAAAGAGACCATGTAAGGAGTCACGGCACCTTTGACCAGTATAGTTACCACCCAGCCGTTTGAGCTTGTGTCAATAGATTTCCTTCACTTGGACAAATGCAAAGGCGGGTATGAATACATACTAGTAGTCATCGATCACTTCACTCGGTTTGCACAGGCTTATCCCACCACTTCTAAGTCTGCCAAGACAGTTGAAGATCAAATTTTTAATGACTACGCCCTGAAATTTGGACTGCCAATGAGGATTCATCATGACCAAAGTGGCGAATTTGAGAATCAGCTCTTTGCTCAGCTAACAAGTTGAACGGTTTAATAGAACATTGCTCCAAATGCTGAAGACACTTACAGATAAGCAGAAAACAAATTGGAAAGACTCTTTGAACAGGCTAATCTATGCTTATAACTGCACCAGATGTGAGGTAACAGGCTTCTACCCTTTCTATCTTCTGTTTGGAAGGTCTCCGAGGTTGCCTATTGATCTCCTGTTTGGCCTCACCTCTGAAACGGGAAAGATAGACCATCAACAAGAAATGCAGGAAGCATATGAAATTGTACAAGAGAACACAAAGAAGTCAACAGAGAGGAGTAAAAGACATTATGATGGAAAAGTGAGAAGCTCATTGTTGCATCCCAGTGACAGTGTTCTTGTGAGAAATGTGACACCTCGGGGAGGCACTGGAAAGCTTCGTAATCACTGGGAAGAGGATGTTCATGTTGTGATTCGTCAGGTTGGAGATGACATCCCAGTCTATGAGGTCAAGCACCACAATCTCTTGCTACCTTGTGATCACTTACCTTTGGAAACCCAGCCAAAAGCAGCATCTAAGCAAAAGAAAAGGATGACTGATAttgcagcagaaaacacaaacccagaagaggatgatgatgatgatgatgaaagtgGGTTTTACTACAACCCAGTAGTGCAACCTCAAGTGCCATTGGTGGACGAAACAATTGAGCATGTTGACACAGAAGAGGACAGTGACCAAGAGAGACCAGTGTTGAGCACTGATGAGCCTGTGGGTGAAGAAAGGCCCACAACAAATCCAAATGAGGGAGGGAAAGACTCAGTATTCAGTATCAGCCCATAGTATACAGCGAAGTTCAGCCAGCGAGAACATGGACAAATCCATGTCAGTTCTATCAACCATTATTCATGCCAGGATATTAGGCATAAGATGGATTTTAGGCTGTTCAGTATAGGGAAAAGGGACTGCCTGGGTCTTTTAAAGGTTGTATAGCCATGCTTATGATGTCAAGAACAGCTACTAAATTGGTATCACCCTTATGAAATAGAGTTTTGTtaaacaataatgtaataatgtaatgtcgGGACGACATCTAATTTTGTAGAGGAGAGTGTGACAAGTTGAAATATGTACTCTATGctataagtaaaaaaaacaaaaacaaaacaagatatagCAGAATTTGTGATTAGTAAtggtcaaaataatatttaagtaaaatatCGTCAAAGGGTTAAAAAGAGTGCAAAAGAGTTTTTCccttgttattttattttcacggtttaatacattaataattaaagtggTTGTAGTGTAACCAGTCATCGCCAGAATCATCTGGAATCTGCATTCCGGGATCAATTGCTTTGGTCTCCGCCCACATATTTATAGTAGAGGAAGCCGGTACTCATTCATTCGAGTAAAACGCTCGTGAGTGAAATACCAACTGTCacagttgtattttatttctattcaaTATAGCGAGTATTACACATGTGACCATGACTTCGacgacaaataaaataaaaatatactaatCTTGTAATGATAACAATTTCACAAAATGCTGTTGACAGCAGTACACATGAGTTACATGTTACATCCCTGCAGActtcaacctttttttaaaagcataaaTATGTGCACTATTTGCAGTAGCGGAGTGAGGAAAGATAATCTTTATGTGGAGACACATTGAAAATCTTACAAACTATTGATTTTCTAATTACTTGTTTGGTATAAGCCAGAGACAGTATAAATGAAGCTTGATATAAAAACAGCTTGGTATAagttaaaaataatcattaaggCTACACAGGCCAGTAAAGATATTGAATAAATAGATAACATCAATCACATGTATCTAAATTCAGGTTGtttgtgttctcactttgtttatttcatgtaccagcttctcgCAATTTATGCCGCAAAataatgacacgaagaagtttaatttgatttgtgtccgatgattagagagagagagagagagagagagagagagagagagagagagagatttggtAGAGAGACATAGCAATAACAGTGAGCAAACACTGGCcttgataaagctgttattaatcagctaaataaaaagttatttcctgattgtttcacagcggttacattcagcacgtATAGACACACCCACAGCAACACACCTCTGCTCCCCTCGCCCCACCACCACTGGTTTgccctgtccctgtctgaacgtgGCCTTATATACTGTATTCAACAAAACGCTAAACCGTATTTAACCTTGTGTAGTCTcagtatagtatatagtataatCTCAGTAatagatacattttatttaaaagtaaagtttttgggtgttgattagctcagttggtagagcatctgccccatgtgtgaaggctcagcagcccagggttcgaatccgacctgcagccctttgctccatgtcgttccccatctctctccccaaattcctgtcactcttcagctgtctctgtcaaaaataaagcttgaaaaaggacaaaaaagttgtattgtattgtttcaGGTTAACTTGTCTTAAGTAAATGTACAGGGGGTACTGGCCAGGAACAACTGTGCACAACTGGCTATCTACGCAGGCTAGCATGTAGCCTAACTTCTTAGCCTTAGTAGTTGAGAGCTAGGTGGCCGTGTTTCAGTAATGCTGCCACCTAGTTCCCCCCACACTTCACCTCTCTGcctatttttggattagctcAAGTTAGGTAGTCAGCCACTGCCAAGACAGTAATGAccagagcacacacactgaggcttcaaatggctcttcagaacCTGTAGGTGGAGATGacctccttttttattttttactgtctATTGCTGAACAtaaacactgtgaaacaattagaaagtaatgttttatttctctgtcagttctttctctctgtctgcctgtttctttctttctctctctttcttaaaCAAATGgccacaaaccaaattaaactccTGCAGCTCAGACTGAAGTCTGACTTAAAAGTAAGAAGTggcacatgaaataaaccataCTGCGCTCATGAAGGTTCAGTGTCTTTAATCTGGCAATCTGTGTGAGATTAGAGTCTGGgcaggagggggtggggggagacGACTGTCCAATATTATGAATTTCAACTGCAAAACCCATTTTAACCACTAGGTGCCAGTGTTACTCATAAAGTTACTCAGTGTTCCTTTAAATGTACATCTGGTATTTAGTATGCAATATGGTGCCATTGGTAGCAGTGTTAGTGATTGTTAGTGTATTTGATAAAAGTGTCACTGTGTCACTAAAGCGCTGTATCTGCCATTTATTACTTGGAGGTTTCCCCACCGACCTGAAAGAAGTTAAGGCTGGCAAAGGGACGCCTGGTGCGGTCAAATGGCACTGTTGCCGCAGCAATGAACAGTGGGTGAATTGAGATGAGGACTGACCGCATAGCTTGGCTGGTGATGGCTGTCGtgaaccgtttttttttttatcaagtaGGCTATAAACATTCTCGGTCCCGGAAACCAACTTTACTGAACAATCATTACGAAACGTTCGCTAACCTTCTGACAGCGTTTGttaaacactttctctctctctctctctctgtctctgtctctctctcacacacacacacacacacacacacacacacacacagctccagcCAGACTGACGCCAGCACAGTTAGCCCCCTTTGCTCCCTCTGTAACGTTTAGCTATCTGTTCTGTCTTCTGACGGCAGGCTGAACGCTGTACGCGCGGTTGTTTCCAGAAAAACGGAGAAGCAGAATCCCGAAACAAAGAGAAGACCGAAAACTACCGGGGTCAACTCAGATATACTAGTGGGCTAATTAACCAGTATTAATATCTAGATGACAACTAAGTTACTGTAGCCAATGAAACCCGTGGAGCCAACTCACTGAGTGTCAGCCTATCCCGCTGCACATCTTAAAGTGACGGCAGCGCGATACTGGAGCTCTTCTTGAACGGATCCTGCTTCATTACGGGATGTATCGGTATCGGGGCAGCATGAAGGGGACATTATCATCCTGGAATAGTAGAGGACATTTCCCCCTTTAATGCTGCCTGCTGTGAGGTGACACTTTTCCATGGAGCTGTGCTGGAGCATTGTTAAATTGTGAATAGATTAAGTTCGTCTGCGTTTGGAACGTGTTGACAGTTAACTGTCATTTCGTAATTTTTTGTATAATTTTATAAATGAGATTATGCCCTCCCCAATTGCTTTAAAAACGTGTTCCATGGCTGTTTTATATAACGTGACTGGTCTGTGAGGATTTGTGATTTTGCTTCTAAAGAGTTGCCATCCTGTTCATGTGCTGTTCCCATTAttctgttcagcagctgcagctccactgCAGCCCATCTATGCAcggtgtgtgtatcagtgtgggTTATTCTCAGTGCTGCTATGCAGACTGACTGGAGCCACACTCAGACGGCTTGACTGTAACCCTCATTCTGGACaactcacacagaaaaaaaccttTACGCGGAGGAAAAGCAATCTGCAAGTCTAGATCCAATGGGACGACTCGTGCAGAACAGCAGATGTTACACAGCTTTTTGTTCTAATGTGGATTATTCAGGATGCTGCTATGCAGACAGAGTGGAGCCACAGAAAACCTGCTTGTAAAgttaaagtaacacacacacacaactgtgcaGCTTCTGTCAGTGCAGTAGAACAGCTTGTGTTACACAGTTGGCAGCTTTTAGTTGCAAAGGTTTTGCAGGAAGATAGGgtttagattattattactaaaCACAGCTTATGTATGGGTACATCCTAAATTGGAAAGTTTCACATAGACTGGGATCAGAAGTTGTGTCAGTGTCTCCTTTGAATTTCGTCCAGCatgtggaaattaaaaaaaaggtgactcATTTTGTGGAATGCATTTTGTTGGACACTTAAGGTGAAGGCTTTCAATTTGAGTTCAGTTAATTTAGTCGTTCTTCATTTAGCAAAgttgatgtatgtatgtaatgtagtttaaattaaatgtattgttaaaAATTGTTTCCCTTTAGCTTGCTGAGTTAGATTGTTGCAAAATGAAGAACCCTCATCCACTGAGTAATACCTGGAATAGATCCATTAACAAAGACCCAGTGCTGATCACTGTGCCAGGCACTAAGAAGTTCAAAAGGAAGTCTCGAGAGCCTAAAAGGCTTTTCAGCAACCCTGAGCCGGAGAGGATGAAAACCTACGCAGTGGACATGTCTGATTTGGACTCGATAGATGACAGCCAGACAGAGGGATGTAATGTCAGTAGGTTGGCTCCACTACAGAGACAGCTAATGATGTCACAGAAGGCAATGGCCAGTACTACAGGAATTCTGTCCGGACTACCAGAAGGCAACATGGCGCCAGCTCAGAGTGGTGCCATAGACATGAGAATTGGCATTAACGTGCCTGCCATCACTTCCAAACTGTCCCAGTTACCTGCCTCTCCTTTCTCTAGCTCGGAGATCTCCCACTGGCCCACTGCCATCTCCCAGCCTCTGTCCAACAGACTCAAACTGGGCCTATGCTCCACTTTCCCTATGTCATCATCAACGAGTAGCAGCCACAGCCTCTCACCCAGGCACCAGGTCTTTTCCCTGGAGCCCTCTCTGTCAGGCCAAACTGCAGCTCTGCCTGTCACCGGAACTCCCCAGTGTCATGAACACATGGAGGCCCAGGTCCAGTCACCTAAGGTGAATGTGTGTAACCTGTTCTGAGTTTTACTTACGAAATATATATGTTTTGAAATAAGTGTTGAAACAATTAATCGGCTAAACAATTGGTCAATCAACAGCAATTTTGATAATCTATTAATGGTCTAAATTTAATCTCTAAAGTATTGACTGTTCATCCAGTGTGTGGATTGGCTGATTTGATAAATGAATTAATGgattaactaaaaaaaaacaacatgaatagATTAGTAATGACAATAATTATTAGTTACacaattattgttgttgtaCAGCTGTAATTAAATGCGT
It encodes:
- the atoh8 gene encoding transcription factor atoh8 isoform X1 — translated: MKNPHPLSNTWNRSINKDPVLITVPGTKKFKRKSREPKRLFSNPEPERMKTYAVDMSDLDSIDDSQTEGCNVSRLAPLQRQLMMSQKAMASTTGILSGLPEGNMAPAQSGAIDMRIGINVPAITSKLSQLPASPFSSSEISHWPTAISQPLSNRLKLGLCSTFPMSSSTSSSHSLSPRHQVFSLEPSLSGQTAALPVTGTPQCHEHMEAQVQSPKVNESPRKRVGMSDEGPGRLPEVKAIQQTRRLLANARERTRVHTISAAFEALRKQVPCYSYGQKLSKLAILRIACNYILSLAQLAELDYSTDHNNLSFSQCVEQCTRTLQAEGRSKKRKE
- the atoh8 gene encoding transcription factor atoh8 isoform X2 translates to MKNPHPLSNTWNRSINKDPVLITVPGTKKFKRKSREPKRLFSNPEPERMKTYAVDMSDLDSIDDSQTEGCNVSRLAPLQRQLMMSQKAMASTTGILSGLPEGNMAPAQSGAIDMRIGINVPAITSKLSQLPASPFSSSEISHWPTAISQPLSNRLKLGLCSTFPMSSSTSSSHSLSPRHQVFSLEPSLSGQTAALPVTGTPQCHEHMEAQVQSPKESPRKRVGMSDEGPGRLPEVKAIQQTRRLLANARERTRVHTISAAFEALRKQVPCYSYGQKLSKLAILRIACNYILSLAQLAELDYSTDHNNLSFSQCVEQCTRTLQAEGRSKKRKE